In Deinococcus reticulitermitis, a genomic segment contains:
- a CDS encoding BlaI/MecI/CopY family transcriptional regulator, with protein sequence MARPPHSGPTDRELMLLKLLWQHGSSTVRQLHQVFPHRPKPAYTSLQTNLQGMLDKGYLTSQTDQHAHIYAAALTQADVEQHAVHDLIRRVFDGSALRLFTTALNSEQASPEELRRLQALLEEQVSDD encoded by the coding sequence ATGGCTCGTCCCCCTCACTCTGGCCCTACTGACCGCGAACTCATGCTCCTCAAACTCCTCTGGCAGCATGGTTCCAGCACGGTCCGGCAACTCCACCAAGTCTTTCCCCATCGACCCAAGCCGGCCTACACGTCCCTGCAGACCAACCTCCAGGGCATGCTCGACAAGGGCTACCTCACCTCCCAGACCGACCAGCACGCCCACATCTATGCCGCGGCCCTCACCCAGGCCGACGTCGAACAGCACGCCGTCCATGACCTGATCCGACGTGTGTTTGACGGCTCGGCGCTCCGCCTCTTCACCACCGCCCTCAACAGCGAGCAGGCCTCACCCGAAGAGCTGCGCCGCCTGCAAGCGCTCCTGGAGGAACAGGTCAGCGATGACTGA